A genomic stretch from Desulfotignum balticum DSM 7044 includes:
- the qrcC gene encoding menaquinone reductase iron-sulfur cluster-binding subunit QrcC, with protein sequence MIHDKKAHKYGMVIDLDKCTGCGTCAVSCMSENNVPFKEDESDKKDSITWMRVYRLTNNKPFPDTEVAFLPRPCQHCGGKGDHGHSPCVSVCPATATDYGYDTGIVSQIYTRCFGCRYCMAACPYHARYFNWWDPVWPEGMEKYLSPNVSPRMRGVVEKCSFCYHRYQLAREKAYASGSDEIPEADYQTACTTACPAGAIVFGDLNNPSHKVHQIVKPDPHPDPLNPDVVGKSRNPKVFRLLERLGTNPKVYYMSEREWVRKLGDHYLDGEWDKVKNVYGSASHE encoded by the coding sequence ATGATACACGATAAAAAAGCACACAAATACGGCATGGTGATCGATCTGGACAAATGCACCGGGTGCGGTACCTGTGCGGTATCCTGCATGTCTGAGAACAATGTGCCGTTCAAGGAGGATGAGTCCGATAAAAAGGACAGCATCACCTGGATGCGGGTTTACCGGCTGACCAATAACAAACCGTTCCCGGATACTGAGGTGGCATTTCTGCCCAGACCCTGCCAACACTGCGGCGGGAAAGGAGACCACGGCCATTCCCCCTGCGTATCGGTCTGTCCGGCCACCGCCACGGATTACGGGTATGATACCGGGATCGTTTCCCAGATTTACACAAGATGTTTCGGATGCCGGTACTGCATGGCGGCCTGCCCGTATCACGCCCGGTATTTTAACTGGTGGGATCCGGTTTGGCCCGAAGGCATGGAAAAATATTTAAGCCCCAATGTATCCCCGCGGATGCGGGGGGTGGTGGAAAAATGCAGTTTTTGTTATCACCGGTATCAGCTGGCCCGGGAAAAAGCCTATGCCAGCGGATCGGATGAAATCCCGGAAGCGGATTACCAGACCGCCTGCACCACGGCGTGTCCTGCCGGGGCCATTGTTTTCGGTGATTTGAACAATCCCTCTCACAAGGTTCATCAGATTGTCAAACCGGACCCGCATCCCGACCCGCTGAATCCGGATGTGGTGGGAAAATCCAGAAATCCCAAAGTGTTCCGGCTGCTGGAACGGCTCGGGACCAATCCCAAAGTGTATTACATGTCTGAACGGGAATGGGTCCGCAAGCTGGGAGATCACTATCTGGACGGGGAATGGGACAAAGTGAAAAATGTCTATGGGTCGGCTTCCCATGAATAG
- the qrcD gene encoding menaquinone reductase integral membrane subunit QrcD: MDAALIPEGAKRCSFPKFMLGIAIVGAVLLWGVYAMLLCWFKGLNQTNMNDYYGFALWIWADLAVIAVGGGAFFTGLLKYIFKIDELKNIINFAVIIGFICYSSALLILAIDIGQPLRGWFIFWHANVHSMLTEVAFCLSCYFAVLTIEFIPNILENRQLNKVPFFHHLAHNMHGVMAIFAATGAFLSFFHQGSLGGVAGVMYGRPFAFREGLLIWPWSFFLFTWSAAAFGPCFTLLVTRITEGVTGKKLVKDNVVHLLAKISGWMIFTYMIAKIIDTWYWAYYTAPGLGFELSHFYTSNGFYGYWILVAEVIVCGVIPGLLLINKSTRENPTFRLVAIVLAVIGVCLNRWVMVLQIMAVPVMPFDTWALYIPSWQEVATTILPVAYGIILIAVAYRYLPVFPQELELNRRSEVRES, encoded by the coding sequence ATGGATGCTGCATTAATACCTGAAGGTGCAAAACGGTGTTCATTCCCCAAATTTATGCTGGGGATCGCCATAGTGGGGGCTGTCCTGCTCTGGGGCGTTTATGCCATGCTGCTGTGCTGGTTCAAGGGATTGAACCAGACCAACATGAACGATTATTACGGGTTTGCCTTGTGGATCTGGGCGGACCTGGCAGTGATCGCCGTGGGAGGCGGCGCTTTTTTTACCGGATTGCTCAAATATATTTTTAAAATTGATGAACTGAAAAACATTATCAACTTTGCCGTGATCATCGGGTTTATCTGCTACAGCTCCGCCCTGCTGATTCTGGCCATTGATATCGGACAGCCGTTGCGGGGATGGTTTATTTTCTGGCATGCCAATGTGCATTCCATGCTCACGGAAGTGGCGTTCTGTCTGTCCTGTTATTTTGCGGTGCTGACCATTGAATTCATTCCCAATATCCTGGAAAACCGGCAGCTCAACAAAGTGCCGTTTTTCCATCATCTGGCCCATAACATGCACGGCGTGATGGCCATTTTTGCCGCCACCGGTGCATTTTTGTCCTTTTTCCATCAGGGGTCTTTGGGTGGGGTGGCCGGTGTGATGTACGGCCGGCCGTTTGCGTTCCGGGAAGGGTTGCTGATCTGGCCCTGGTCGTTTTTTCTGTTCACCTGGTCGGCTGCGGCTTTCGGTCCCTGCTTCACCCTGCTGGTCACCCGAATCACCGAGGGGGTGACCGGTAAAAAACTGGTCAAGGACAATGTGGTGCATCTGCTGGCCAAAATTTCCGGATGGATGATTTTCACCTATATGATTGCCAAAATTATCGATACCTGGTACTGGGCATACTACACGGCACCGGGACTGGGGTTTGAGCTGAGCCATTTTTATACCAGCAACGGGTTTTACGGGTATTGGATTCTGGTGGCGGAAGTGATTGTCTGCGGTGTGATTCCAGGCCTTTTGCTCATCAACAAGTCCACCCGGGAAAATCCCACCTTCAGGCTGGTGGCCATTGTTCTCGCGGTGATCGGCGTGTGTCTCAACCGGTGGGTCATGGTGCTTCAGATTATGGCGGTCCCGGTGATGCCTTTTGATACCTGGGCGCTGTATATCCCGTCCTGGCAGGAAGTGGCCACCACCATTCTGCCGGTGGCTTACGGCATCATCCTGATTGCGGTGGCATACCGGTATCTGCCGGTATTTCCCCAGGAACTGGAACTGAACCGTCGGTCCGAGGTCCGGGAATCTTAA
- a CDS encoding alpha/beta fold hydrolase, whose amino-acid sequence MTQFLPVDNTRYEIRWYRYGKKNRPVLVFLHEGLGCVKLWKSFPERLAQQTACDAFVFSRTGYGESDPEPLPWKPNFMHTQALKALPGILAAAGIDTYILIGHSDGGSIALIHAGTPHAAPGLKAVITEAAHVFCEPVTLASIRTAKTAYVSRNLKEKLARYHKANTDNAFWGWNNAWLNPRFAYWDIQKFLPRIQVPVLALQGKTDPYGTPAQLTAIRNHITHCDTRLIPDCGHAPHMEQPDLAMAQMTDFIKAHLE is encoded by the coding sequence GTGACCCAGTTTCTGCCCGTCGACAACACCCGGTATGAGATCCGCTGGTATCGTTATGGAAAAAAAAACCGGCCCGTACTGGTGTTTCTCCATGAAGGCTTAGGCTGTGTCAAACTGTGGAAATCATTTCCCGAACGCCTGGCCCAACAAACCGCCTGTGACGCGTTTGTATTTTCCCGCACCGGATATGGTGAATCCGACCCTGAACCGTTGCCGTGGAAACCCAATTTCATGCATACCCAGGCGTTAAAAGCATTGCCCGGCATTCTTGCCGCAGCAGGCATTGACACCTACATTCTGATCGGGCATTCCGACGGCGGGTCCATTGCCCTGATTCATGCGGGCACCCCACATGCCGCACCCGGACTGAAAGCCGTGATCACTGAAGCGGCCCATGTATTCTGTGAACCCGTCACTCTGGCTTCCATCCGGACGGCAAAAACCGCTTATGTCAGCCGGAATCTCAAAGAAAAACTGGCCAGATACCACAAGGCAAACACGGACAATGCCTTCTGGGGATGGAACAATGCCTGGCTGAATCCACGGTTTGCGTACTGGGACATCCAGAAATTTCTGCCCCGCATTCAGGTGCCGGTACTGGCCCTTCAGGGCAAAACGGACCCATATGGCACCCCGGCTCAACTGACGGCCATCCGAAATCACATCACTCATTGCGACACCCGGCTGATCCCGGACTGCGGCCATGCCCCGCACATGGAGCAGCCGGACCTGGCTATGGCCCAAATGACCGATTTTATCAAGGCCCATCTGGAATAA
- a CDS encoding exo-beta-N-acetylmuramidase NamZ family protein — MPPCVTIGLENLKHRFASELKDRRIGLLANPASVDFQFCHAVQVIQDLFPGRLTTLFSPQHGFYAEKQDNMIESPHGKDPELGIPIYSLYSHTRIPTTQMFDNLDTLIVDIQDVGTRVYTFIYTISYCMELAAHTGKSVIILDRPNPIGGTRVEGNVLKPECASFVGRFPIPMRHGMTVGEICRYFNQAFQIGCDLTVVPMSGWKRSMYWHDTGRTWILPSPNLPTPLSCMVYPGQVIFEGTNISEGRGTTLPFECFGAPFMDTAAMAPILNRDVAGASFRPMCFQPTSGKWQGQVCKGFHIHVTAPDDFEPYTASLLALQLIIKCHPDDFEFKPPPYEYEYERLPMDLILGDAAIRTDLCAMTAIREIKARWQLELETFIAESQASYLYD; from the coding sequence ATGCCGCCTTGTGTCACCATCGGGCTTGAAAATTTGAAACACAGGTTTGCGTCAGAACTTAAAGACCGCCGGATCGGCCTGCTTGCCAACCCCGCCTCAGTGGATTTTCAATTTTGCCATGCCGTCCAGGTGATCCAGGATCTGTTTCCCGGCCGACTGACCACGCTTTTTTCCCCCCAGCATGGATTTTATGCGGAAAAACAGGACAATATGATTGAATCCCCCCATGGAAAAGATCCGGAACTGGGCATTCCCATCTACAGCCTGTACAGCCACACCCGGATTCCCACGACACAGATGTTTGATAATCTGGATACACTGATCGTGGATATTCAGGATGTGGGGACCCGTGTTTACACCTTTATCTATACCATATCCTATTGTATGGAATTGGCGGCTCACACCGGTAAATCAGTGATCATTCTGGATCGGCCCAATCCCATCGGCGGGACAAGGGTGGAAGGCAATGTTTTGAAACCGGAATGTGCGTCGTTTGTGGGCCGGTTTCCCATTCCCATGCGCCACGGCATGACGGTCGGAGAAATCTGCCGATATTTCAATCAGGCATTTCAGATCGGATGCGATCTGACCGTGGTACCCATGTCCGGGTGGAAGCGCAGCATGTACTGGCATGACACCGGGCGGACATGGATTCTGCCCTCGCCCAATCTGCCCACACCCCTGTCGTGCATGGTTTACCCCGGTCAGGTGATTTTTGAAGGAACCAACATCAGCGAGGGCCGCGGCACCACTTTACCCTTTGAGTGCTTCGGGGCCCCGTTCATGGACACGGCGGCCATGGCCCCGATATTGAACCGGGATGTTGCAGGCGCCAGTTTCAGACCCATGTGTTTCCAGCCGACTTCGGGCAAATGGCAGGGTCAGGTTTGCAAAGGATTTCATATCCATGTCACGGCCCCAGACGATTTTGAACCCTATACCGCATCCCTGCTGGCTTTACAGCTGATCATCAAATGTCATCCGGATGATTTTGAATTCAAGCCGCCTCCGTATGAGTATGAATATGAGCGCCTTCCCATGGACCTGATTTTAGGAGATGCGGCCATTCGCACCGATCTGTGCGCCATGACGGCCATCCGGGAAATCAAAGCCCGGTGGCAGCTGGAACTGGAGACATTCATCGCCGAATCACAGGCCAGCTATCTGTATGACTAA
- a CDS encoding YkvA family protein: MTLKKSHKILLVLFGLIYLISPVDLIPEFLVPILGWVDDGVILYVIYHLVRYNRLPWNLFFNKKKKP, encoded by the coding sequence ATGACCTTGAAAAAATCTCACAAAATTCTGCTGGTCCTGTTTGGATTGATCTACCTGATCTCACCGGTGGACCTGATTCCTGAATTTCTGGTCCCCATTTTAGGATGGGTGGATGACGGGGTGATCCTTTATGTCATCTACCACTTGGTCCGTTACAACCGGCTGCCCTGGAATCTTTTTTTCAACAAAAAGAAAAAACCGTGA
- the dapB gene encoding dihydrodipicolinate reductase — MDNIFVMINGLPGNVAATMARAALSDPRFQLIPASLTGPDICETSFQVDKISVTLIKPDERETAVSKIRQTFGDFIAIDYTHPSAVNANARFYIQQHIPFVMGTTGGDRAALEADVSKGEIPAVIAPNMAKQIVGFQAMMAFAADQFPGLFTGYSLEIKESHQQEKADTSGTAKAMVGYFNRLGLDFKPEQIQQIRDPKVQKTQWHIPEQYLSGHGWHTYTLTAPDGSALFEFKHNINGRQIYVEGTFDAVLFLKKQVSDPMGPKRLYTMMDVLNQQE, encoded by the coding sequence ATGGATAATATTTTTGTGATGATCAACGGGCTGCCCGGGAATGTGGCGGCAACCATGGCCCGGGCCGCGCTGTCCGATCCCCGGTTTCAGCTTATTCCGGCCTCTCTGACCGGACCTGATATCTGTGAAACATCCTTTCAAGTGGATAAAATTTCCGTCACACTGATAAAACCCGATGAGCGGGAGACGGCTGTTTCAAAGATCCGGCAGACGTTCGGCGATTTCATTGCCATCGACTACACCCACCCGTCCGCGGTCAATGCCAATGCCCGGTTTTATATCCAGCAACACATTCCTTTTGTGATGGGCACCACGGGCGGCGACAGAGCCGCTTTGGAAGCGGATGTGTCCAAAGGGGAGATCCCTGCGGTGATCGCCCCCAACATGGCCAAACAGATCGTAGGGTTCCAGGCCATGATGGCTTTTGCCGCAGATCAGTTCCCGGGTCTGTTCACCGGATATTCCCTTGAAATCAAAGAAAGTCACCAGCAGGAAAAAGCCGACACATCCGGCACGGCCAAAGCCATGGTGGGATATTTCAACCGCTTGGGATTGGATTTCAAACCGGAACAGATTCAACAGATCCGTGATCCAAAAGTACAGAAAACCCAGTGGCACATTCCGGAACAGTATCTGTCCGGTCATGGCTGGCATACCTACACTTTGACCGCACCGGATGGATCGGCTTTGTTTGAATTCAAACACAATATCAACGGCCGCCAGATCTATGTGGAAGGCACGTTTGATGCGGTCCTGTTCTTGAAAAAACAGGTCTCCGATCCCATGGGTCCTAAACGACTGTACACCATGATGGATGTGCTGAACCAGCAGGAATAG
- a CDS encoding 1-acyl-sn-glycerol-3-phosphate acyltransferase — protein sequence MHLFQFFKTLIPRTRARIRCTIDYLLGNTFDYFTNLYPGNHSCITRKILNRLIRKVNLDDHNLEKINSLDKDACIIYASKNKRLFDFLYFHTRLKALDLPYPELGFDLHFFFLLPVKRLFRIWLSHLDYFFHHFSFKDFYKSGYAFQELFSGKSGFVHLIEEDDFYNRFIRATPDPLYHLIEYQKHMKRPVIIIPEDIIYVTKPMHKNPGLGEILFGTHEKPGWLKRMTILLRQPEKIRVELARPVNLKEFLARPEIERLDSEFQTHRLRSFLVDILNRQRKSITGPVLKSRQEITEDILTRQSLREFLADYAAKNNISLKKTNKKAASYINEIAANYNLRIINLGNWILTWIFKNIFEGLVVDQKQINRMREKYTEAPLILVPCHKSHLDYLLLPYVMFRNNMPCPHIAAGKNLSFWPLGPLFRGGGAFFLRRTFKGATLYTKIFAAYLEKLLYEGFNIKIFIEGGRSRTGKLLTPRPGGLSMIIKAHLNGACDNLYFVPIFVGYDRVLEEDAYLKEIEGGSKSPETLKGLINTRKFLKKKYGKVYIRFDDPISIKDYIHQTHMDPARATDPEFMDFVKKFSYKLMSAINKQAVATPHGIIASAILNSPKNSFSKGQMIERANTYLNILMNDKAELSETLLLDLDNTFNTVIHNFLSRNFMELVDEDEEEITDDTYFIVKHNKRAILDYYKNSVISFFIPAAFTAVAILEVDRFKFALPDLVRRYRFLEKIFHDEFFNDTEITCEEHISNCIKGFINEGILVPDPTGMDTLNLTSLGLRKLKWFAAFTLPFLESYKTALLYFEKEQKALSQDEKELAKKIHSYGVRLYKRKQVSLKESMSLINYRNAARFFSRNKINGSEDQIQIDYFKQIISRLIRVIAS from the coding sequence ATGCACCTTTTCCAGTTTTTCAAAACCCTGATCCCCAGGACCAGGGCCAGAATACGCTGTACCATTGATTACCTGTTGGGAAATACATTCGATTATTTTACCAACCTTTACCCGGGCAATCACAGCTGTATCACCCGAAAAATATTGAACCGCCTGATACGAAAAGTGAACCTGGATGATCATAACTTAGAAAAAATCAATTCGTTAGATAAAGACGCCTGTATTATATATGCCAGTAAAAACAAACGGTTGTTTGATTTTCTATATTTTCACACCCGGCTCAAAGCACTGGATCTGCCCTATCCGGAACTGGGATTTGATCTGCATTTCTTTTTTCTGCTGCCGGTGAAGCGGTTGTTCCGAATCTGGCTGTCACATCTGGATTATTTTTTCCATCATTTTTCATTCAAGGATTTTTACAAATCCGGATATGCGTTCCAGGAACTGTTTTCAGGAAAATCCGGATTTGTCCACCTGATTGAAGAAGATGATTTCTACAACCGGTTCATCCGTGCCACGCCTGATCCGCTGTACCATCTGATCGAATATCAAAAACATATGAAGCGCCCCGTGATCATCATTCCGGAAGATATCATCTATGTGACCAAGCCCATGCACAAAAACCCGGGCTTAGGGGAAATTTTATTCGGGACCCATGAAAAACCCGGATGGTTGAAGCGGATGACGATCCTGTTGCGCCAACCGGAAAAAATCCGGGTGGAACTGGCCCGCCCGGTCAATCTCAAGGAATTTCTGGCCAGACCGGAAATTGAACGTCTGGATTCGGAATTTCAGACCCACCGGTTGAGAAGTTTTCTGGTGGACATCCTGAACCGCCAGAGAAAAAGCATTACCGGACCGGTTCTTAAATCCCGCCAGGAAATCACGGAAGATATCCTGACCCGTCAGTCCCTCCGGGAATTTCTGGCGGACTATGCCGCAAAAAACAACATTTCTTTGAAAAAAACCAATAAAAAAGCCGCGTCCTATATCAATGAAATCGCCGCCAATTACAACCTTCGGATCATCAACTTAGGCAACTGGATTTTGACCTGGATTTTCAAAAACATTTTTGAAGGCCTGGTGGTGGATCAGAAACAGATCAACCGGATGCGGGAAAAATACACGGAAGCCCCGTTGATTCTGGTGCCCTGCCATAAAAGCCACTTAGACTATCTGCTGCTGCCCTATGTCATGTTCAGAAACAACATGCCCTGCCCCCATATTGCGGCCGGAAAAAATCTGTCTTTCTGGCCATTAGGACCGTTGTTCAGGGGCGGCGGCGCTTTTTTTCTCAGGCGTACCTTTAAAGGGGCGACCCTGTATACCAAAATCTTTGCCGCGTACCTGGAAAAATTGCTGTATGAGGGATTTAATATCAAAATTTTCATTGAAGGCGGCCGGAGCCGCACCGGCAAACTGCTGACGCCCCGGCCGGGGGGTTTAAGCATGATCATCAAGGCCCATTTGAACGGTGCCTGCGACAATCTGTATTTTGTGCCTATTTTTGTGGGATATGACCGTGTTCTGGAAGAAGATGCCTATCTCAAGGAGATCGAAGGCGGCAGTAAAAGCCCGGAAACCCTGAAAGGTCTGATCAACACCCGCAAGTTTCTGAAAAAAAAATACGGCAAAGTCTATATCCGGTTTGATGATCCCATTTCCATCAAAGACTACATTCACCAGACACACATGGATCCTGCCCGGGCAACGGACCCGGAGTTCATGGATTTTGTCAAAAAATTCAGTTATAAATTGATGTCCGCCATCAACAAACAGGCCGTGGCAACCCCCCACGGCATCATTGCCAGCGCCATTTTAAACAGCCCGAAAAACAGTTTTTCAAAAGGACAGATGATCGAACGGGCCAACACGTATCTCAACATCCTGATGAACGACAAAGCGGAGCTGTCGGAAACATTGCTTTTGGATCTGGACAACACATTCAACACGGTGATTCATAATTTTCTGTCCAGAAACTTCATGGAACTGGTGGATGAGGACGAAGAAGAGATCACCGACGACACTTATTTCATCGTTAAGCATAACAAACGGGCCATTCTGGATTATTACAAAAACTCAGTGATCTCGTTTTTTATTCCGGCCGCTTTCACAGCCGTGGCCATTTTAGAGGTGGACCGGTTCAAGTTTGCATTGCCCGACCTAGTGCGAAGGTACCGGTTTCTGGAAAAAATCTTTCACGATGAATTTTTCAATGACACGGAGATCACCTGTGAAGAACATATCTCCAACTGTATCAAAGGGTTCATCAATGAAGGCATTCTGGTACCGGATCCCACCGGCATGGACACGCTGAACCTGACATCTTTAGGATTGCGCAAACTCAAATGGTTTGCCGCATTCACGCTGCCTTTTCTGGAATCCTACAAAACCGCACTGCTGTACTTTGAAAAAGAACAAAAAGCGCTTTCCCAGGATGAAAAAGAACTGGCCAAAAAAATTCATTCTTACGGGGTCCGGTTGTACAAACGCAAACAAGTGTCCCTGAAAGAATCCATGTCTTTGATCAATTACAGAAATGCGGCCCGATTTTTTTCCAGAAACAAAATTAACGGATCTGAAGACCAGATTCAGATCGATTACTTTAAACAGATCATCTCCCGGTTGATCCGGGTGATCGCTTCTTAA
- a CDS encoding sugar phosphate nucleotidyltransferase, whose product MNALILAAGFGTRLLPYTRTLPKPLFTLGGKPVLQHTIERLVQSGCRRILINSHHLSHQITDFLDHLDPGPDVDIRDVHESLILDTGGAIANVKDIMENDSFFVINSDVVTDIDLTSVWRFHLANQALATLVLHDRAAYNQVTMDSDAWITGFRSPGQGLAFTGIQVLSPKIFDHLPENRVFSSIDWYAQLCPAKKIKAYVAPDLFWEDIGTIDAYSRTARLWISAKALGSSVRHVDIQALSGDGSDRSWFRASPVSKTPPLSGETSGSVVVCDHGICLPETDRRAQVDAFVAIGNHLYQNGICVPQILAYDAFSGVVAVQDLGNLHLADVVAQISDLSQITGLYEKVIDRLILFSRKGAQGFDLSWTCQTPYYSRTLILENECRYFVDRFVQGYLGKNIDFDALADDFHFIADQALKGGINGLMHRDCQSKNIMIKNGAPFFIDFQAARIGPLQYDLASLLLDPYVALPKSVQKNLLVYTMDRLNLTSPDRRQEFRHNFDYCSLTRNLQILGAFAYLSRVKGKSWFETYIPPAMASLTHWMRTQAPDAVRRLKKLVLSL is encoded by the coding sequence ATGAACGCATTGATTCTGGCCGCCGGATTCGGGACCCGGCTGTTGCCCTATACCCGGACCCTGCCCAAACCGCTGTTCACTTTAGGCGGAAAACCGGTTTTGCAGCACACCATCGAACGATTGGTTCAAAGCGGATGCCGACGGATTCTGATCAATAGCCACCATCTGTCCCATCAGATCACCGATTTTCTGGATCACCTGGATCCTGGCCCGGATGTGGACATTCGTGACGTGCATGAATCTTTGATTCTGGATACCGGCGGTGCCATTGCCAATGTCAAAGATATCATGGAAAACGACTCTTTTTTTGTCATCAACAGTGATGTGGTCACAGATATCGACCTGACTTCGGTCTGGCGGTTTCATCTGGCAAATCAAGCCCTGGCCACGCTGGTGCTCCATGATCGGGCCGCGTACAACCAGGTGACCATGGATTCAGATGCCTGGATCACCGGATTTCGTTCCCCCGGTCAGGGGCTGGCATTTACCGGTATCCAGGTGCTGTCTCCAAAAATCTTTGACCATCTGCCCGAAAACCGCGTTTTTTCCAGTATTGACTGGTATGCGCAATTGTGTCCGGCCAAAAAAATCAAAGCATATGTGGCCCCGGACCTGTTCTGGGAAGACATCGGTACCATCGATGCCTATTCACGCACGGCCCGGCTGTGGATCAGCGCCAAAGCCCTTGGATCTTCTGTGAGACACGTTGACATCCAGGCGTTGTCCGGAGACGGTTCCGACCGGTCCTGGTTCCGGGCAAGCCCGGTTTCAAAGACACCACCTTTATCCGGAGAGACTTCCGGGTCGGTGGTGGTCTGCGACCACGGTATCTGCCTGCCGGAAACAGACCGGCGCGCCCAGGTGGATGCGTTTGTGGCCATTGGCAATCATCTGTATCAAAACGGCATCTGTGTCCCGCAAATTCTGGCTTATGATGCATTCAGCGGTGTGGTGGCGGTTCAGGATCTGGGAAACCTTCATCTGGCCGATGTGGTGGCTCAGATATCGGACCTGTCTCAAATCACGGGCCTGTATGAAAAGGTCATTGACCGGTTGATTTTGTTTTCCCGAAAAGGCGCCCAGGGGTTTGACCTGTCCTGGACCTGCCAGACCCCTTATTATTCCAGGACGCTGATTCTGGAAAACGAATGCCGGTATTTTGTGGACCGATTTGTTCAGGGCTATCTGGGAAAAAATATTGATTTTGATGCCCTGGCAGATGACTTTCATTTCATTGCCGATCAGGCATTGAAAGGTGGTATAAACGGACTGATGCACCGGGACTGCCAGTCAAAAAACATCATGATCAAAAATGGAGCCCCGTTTTTCATCGATTTTCAAGCCGCCCGGATCGGCCCGCTGCAATATGATCTGGCTTCCTTGTTACTGGATCCCTATGTGGCCCTGCCGAAATCCGTTCAAAAAAACCTGCTGGTCTATACCATGGACCGGCTGAACCTGACATCCCCGGACCGTCGACAGGAATTTAGACACAACTTTGACTATTGCTCCCTGACCCGGAACCTGCAGATTCTCGGCGCGTTTGCCTATTTGAGCCGGGTCAAGGGAAAATCATGGTTTGAAACCTATATTCCGCCGGCAATGGCATCTTTGACACACTGGATGCGCACCCAGGCACCTGATGCTGTCCGCCGACTCAAAAAACTGGTTCTGAGCCTGTAA